TGCCGCTTTCCTCAGCAAATCAATTCCTTCTGCGGCCGTGGATTGTTGCGGTGAATCGCTGTGAACTAACAAACGCCCGAGCATATGGTCGGCCAGCAACGCATCCTCAGGAGAGGCTGCCCGCATTGCTGTGATTGCTTCTTTTGCACCTGCGATGGCTGCAGCGTAGGCATCCGGATCGCTCGATTGAGAGAATGGGGATTCGCGATCCAGTAGCGCCAGGACGCGTTCAACTGCCAAATTTCGTAAAGCCGCTCGATCCTGAGGCAGGAGCTTCGCCAGTGCGGTCAAAGCTTCTTCTGCCGGAGCCCACTCTTTGTTTTCCAGATGCCCAAGCCCCCTGGTCTTGAATTCAATGGCCTGGCGGAGATCTTCGGAGGTTAAGGACTTCGTTGCGGCCTTGTTGGCAGAAGCATCGGTCACGGGATCTTTTGACGATTCGACGTCGTTGCGACAGCCGGTATTCAGGCCGAATAGACTCGCCATACACGCAATTCGAATCAGGTTGCGAACTTCCATAGCCATCCAAACTTTCCGAACCAGGCCGCTTCAACATGTATGGTGGGAGCGGCGTCTGACGTTAACAGGATTCAGTGGCGGCGCCCCCTGCCAGATTTACGAAGAATACCGAATCTGTACGAACGAAAAAGTCGAGCATACCTTAGTTTTGTTCTCGCTTGCTCGCCCGTTCATCGCAATAAGCCCGGCATGGGTAAGGAGATTCGGTGGACTTGCCCTCGACGCGTCAGTGAATGCAGGGGGCCGGAAAAGCTCTCGCTGATCACTCGGCTGGACGTAGAAGCGACGCCTGACTGGAGAGCTGCCTCCCTGACAAGCGTCGGCCGAGCGAGAAGAGTGGTTTGAGCCGGAAGGCAACACCACGATAGAAAGCACTTCGGATTGCGAACGCAGCGACGTGTGAGTGCCTCGGTCGCCCGGTAACGTCCGCACGCAATCTCCGTTCGTGCGGATCAGGCGGCTGCTGGCATCAGTTCGTGACTGATGGCATCGATTTCTGATTCAGTGATCTGATCAAGCTGATCCGCGTATCCAACCAGTAACGCCATGTCGGCCAGTCTGTTGAGCCTTCGCGGATTACCGCCCGTGACTTCGTAAAGGCGGTTTACGGCGTCGTCGGTGAAAATCGGTTCCGTAGATCCGGCCGCCTGTAAAGCAGATCGAACGTAGTCCTGTGTTTCTGTCAGTGTCAAACCCTGCAATGCGGCCGTAACAGCGATCCGGTCGCAAATTTGAACATGCTTGCGAAGTTTTGCGGACAGCACAGGCTGGCCCGCGACAATGATCGATAAACGGATGGATTCTTCGGCATCACAGATGCTTAACAGCGGCTGGATTACCTGCATTAAACAGGCGTCGGACATCTGATGAGCGTCGTCGAAACAGATTAAAGTCTGCTTGCCGTCGTTCGTCAGACGGATCAGGCTTGATCGGATTGAATTCAGTAGTGAGTCGGTCGGCAGGTCGATGTTCCTGACCGCTTCTTCATTCTGAAGGTCGGCCGTGATGATGCGAAGCAGCTCAACCGGAGCAAGCAAAGAGAACGGCACGTAGACGATCGGAGAAAACCCGCTCGATGCAAAAGACTTCATCAGGCTGGACTTGCCGGTCCC
This genomic interval from Planctomycetaceae bacterium contains the following:
- a CDS encoding AAA family ATPase, producing MYESYWNLTHKPFIQRINTSAMYRNHSQQAAKLRLKYCMDNSLGIGMLIGQSGTGKSSLMKSFASSGFSPIVYVPFSLLAPVELLRIITADLQNEEAVRNIDLPTDSLLNSIRSSLIRLTNDGKQTLICFDDAHQMSDACLMQVIQPLLSICDAEESIRLSIIVAGQPVLSAKLRKHVQICDRIAVTAALQGLTLTETQDYVRSALQAAGSTEPIFTDDAVNRLYEVTGGNPRRLNRLADMALLVGYADQLDQITESEIDAISHELMPAAA